The following proteins come from a genomic window of Lycium ferocissimum isolate CSIRO_LF1 chromosome 4, AGI_CSIRO_Lferr_CH_V1, whole genome shotgun sequence:
- the LOC132054193 gene encoding uncharacterized protein LOC132054193 has product MSPNKTLPQMPESGRKKGTEKIKHLVIGSIAKPRCYKHVDMDSLPHIKYFFNKKAWMTRDIFKQYMLGLNAKFENENRKILLLMDNATPHDIEECEDRLTHIKVKYKSCFIKHLIDKYERNGSHPLSNDNKFNIRQAINTLVEAWNDVKTSTILNCWRNTEILPTDVNPNVNSENLELVDDVGSVPSLIAQIPSHNTNQVMDATTCMEFDATLPILEIYTDEEIILKFTLMKRLLHK; this is encoded by the exons ATGTCTCCAAATAAGACTCTTCCTCAAATGCCAGAGAGTGGACGTAAGAAAG GGACAGAGAAAATAAAACATTTGGTTATTGGATCTATTGCTAAACCTCGTTGTTATAAACATGTTGATATGGACTCTCTCCCACacatcaaatatttctttaacaAGAAAGCATGGATGACTCGTGACATTTTCAAACAATACATGCTTGGTCTCAATGCTaaatttgaaaatgaaaatcGTAAGATTCTGTTATTGATGGACAATGCTACTCCTCATGACATTGAGGAATGCGAAGATCGGCTAACACATATTAAG GTCAAGTATAAAAGTTGTTTTATCAAGCATTTGATTGATAAGTATGAGCGCAATGGAAGTCACCCATTATCTAATGACAACAAGTTCAACATACGTCAAGCAATTAACACTCTTGTAGAAGCATGGAATGATGTTAAGACCTCTACCATTCTCAACTGTTGGAGAAATACCGAAATTCTACCTACAGATGTCAACCCTAATGTTAATAGTGAAAACTTAGaacttgttgatgatgttggtagTGTGCCATCACTTATAGCCCAAATCCCATCTCATAACACCAATCAAGTAATGGATGCTACTACTTGTATGGAGTTTGATGCAACACTTCCAATCCTTGAAATTTACACTGATGAAGAGATTATCTTGAAATTTACACTGATGAAGAGATTATTGCACAAGTGA
- the LOC132053530 gene encoding delta(8)-fatty-acid desaturase-like produces the protein MADSKKYITAEELKKHNKREDVWISVQGKVYNVTDWIKQHPGGDIPILNLAGQEATDAFIAFHPGTAWKHLDQFFTGYYLKDYEVSEVSRDYRKLCVEFAKAGLFEKKGHGVMYSFCFIALLLFLTFYGVLFSNSFLIHMLSGALLGLSWMQISYLGHDSGHYLIMTTKGFNKMVQIMSGNCLTGISIAWWKWTHNAHHVACNSLDYDPDLQHLPVFAVSSSLFKSLQSTFYGRELTFDSLAKFFVSYQHFTFYPIVCVSRVNLFVQTLLLLFSKRKVPDRFSNILGIFVFWTWFPLLVSTLPNWTERVLFVLTAFAVTGIQHVQFCLNHFAADVYVGQPKGNDWFEKQTAGTIDIDCSPQMDWFFGGLQFQLEHHLFPRLPRSQLRNISPIVQELCKKHNLPYKSLSFFEANRWTIRTLRTAAMQARGLLWEAVNTHG, from the coding sequence ATGGCTGATTCAAAGAAGTATATAACAGCTGAGGAGTTAAAGaagcataacaagagagagGATGTGTGGATCTCTGTGCAGGGGAAAGTTTACAATGTGACTGATTGGATTAAGCAACACCCTGGTGGAGATATTCCTATACTTAATCTTGCTGGTCAAGAAGCAACTGATGCATTCATTGCTTTCCATCCAGGTACTGCTTGGAAACACCTTGATCAGTTCTTTACTGGTTAttatttgaaagattatgaGGTTTCTGAGGTATCCAGGGATTATAGAAAACTCTGTGTTGAGTTTGCTAAAGCTGGGTTGTTTGAAAAGAAAGGCCATGGGGTGATGTATTCATTTTGTTTCATAGCTTTGTTGCTTTTCTTGACTTTCTATGGTGTACTTTTTAGTAATAGTTTCTTGATTCACATGCTTTCTGGGGCATTGTTGGGGTTATCTTGGATGCAGATATCTTACTTGGGTCATGATTCTGGTCATTACTTAATCATGACGACTAAGGGGTTCAATAAGATGGTACAGATTATGTCGGGCAATTGCCTCACTGGGATTAGTATTGCTTGGTGGAAATGGACTCATAATGCTCATCATGTGGCTTGTAATAGCCTGGATTATGACCCTGATCTTCAGCACTTGCCGGTTTTTGCAGTCTCTTCGAGTCTGTTTAAGTCGTTGCAGTCTACGTTTTACGGAAGAGAGCTCACCTTTGATTCCCTGGCTAAATTCTTTGTCAGTTATCAGCATTTTACGTTCTATCCGATAGTATGTGTTTCCAGGGTGAATCTATTTGTCCAGACTTTGTTGCTATTGTTCTCAAAAAGAAAAGTGCCTGATAGATTTTCGAACATATTGGGGATCTTTGTTTTCTGGACTTGGTTTCCACTTCTTGTTTCCACCTTGCCTAATTGGACAGAAAGGGTGTTGTTTGTCCTCACCGCCTTTGCTGTGACCGGGATTCAACACGTTCAGTTCTGTCTGAACCATTTTGCTGCTGATGTCTACGTTGGACAGCCCAAGGGGAACGATTGGTTCGAGAAACAAACTGCTGGAACTATTGATATTGATTGTTCTCCTCAGATGGATTGGTTCTTTGGAGGATTGCAGTTCCAGCTTGAGCATCATCTGTTTCCGAGGTTGCCTAGGTCCCAACTGAGGAATATTTCTCCTATTGTACAGGAGCTATGCAAAAAGCACAATTTGCCCTACAAGAGTTTGTCCTTCTTTGAGGCCAACAGGTGGACGATAAGGACACTCAGGACTGCGGCAATGCAGGCTAGGGGTCTGCTCTGGGAAGCTGTTAACACTCATGgctaa